A single region of the Silene latifolia isolate original U9 population chromosome 8, ASM4854445v1, whole genome shotgun sequence genome encodes:
- the LOC141596576 gene encoding mechanosensitive ion channel protein 1, mitochondrial, whose translation MGGIRFGMLKSVASSVYSRSLTSKFHNNCLKSVKNIDLMHVRPCSGVLDHSYHTDIDPRASARFCKPSNHSGFSPTLSKYRVLGSYPLVKMTPMWGYQSYSSSAGGKGDDRVAGIGEGGGGDGGMVGGEWVDKVKDGFKSVVDVTSQKAQETSDQLTPHVQQVLDSNPYLKDIVVPIGGTFAATILAWVAMPRFLKGLHRYSTKGSAVLLSGSGFTVDVPYEKSVWGALQDPARYLATFMAFSEICHLVAPDHVASQYIGQSWKGAVILSFVWFVQRWKTNVVARLLASQNNEKIDRDMLLTLDKVSTVGLLGVGVVAVAEACGVAVQSILTVGGIGGVATAFAAKDILGNVLTGLSMQFSKPFSLGDTIKAGSVEGQVVDMGLTTTSLLNIDKCPVIVPNSTFSSQVIVNKSRGEWRGFIRRIPLQFDNLEKIPQAANDIKSMLNSYPKVFLEQDAPYCYLSQIQSSCAELTVGCNLKRLSRAERYTTEQDILLQSIQIIKQHGLSLGSVPDAITQ comes from the exons ATGGGTGGAATTAGGTTTGGTATGTTGAAATCAGTTGCTAGTTCTGTTTACTCAAGATCTTTGACATCTAAATTTCACAATAATTGTCTGAAATCTGtgaaaaatattgatttaatgCATGTCAGACCATGTTCTGGGGTACTGGATCACAGTTATCACACCGATATTGACCCGAGAGCAAGTGCCCGATTCTGTAAACCTAGTAATCACTCGGGGTTTTCACCCACATTGTCGAAATACCGGGTTTTGGGGAGTTACCCTTTGGTTAAAATGACGCCCATGTGGGGTTACCAATCGTATTCGTCGTCTGCTGGTGGTAAAGGGGATGATAGAGTTGCGGGAATTGGTGAAGGTGGCGGTGGTGATGGTGGTATGGTTGGGGGTGAGTGGGTTGATAAGGTTAAAGATGGATTTAAATCTGTGGTGGATGTAACTTCCCAAAAGGCTCAAGAAACCTCGGACCAATTGACTCCTCATGTGCAGCAAGTTTTGGATTCTAATCCTTACCTGAAGGATATTGTGGTGCCCATTGGAGGTACATTTGCTGCTACTATTCTGGCGTGGGTGGCTATGCCAAGATTCTTGAAGGGTTTACATAGATATTCTACGAAAGGGTCCGCTGTATTGCTGTCTGGATCTGGGTTTACTGTTGATGTGCCTTATGAGAAGAGTGTTTGGGGTGCGTTGCAGGATCCAGCGCGCTATCTAGCGACTTTCATGGCGTTTTCTGAAAT ATGTCATTTGGTAGCTCCAGATCATGTTGCTTCCCAGTATATTGGTCAGAGTTGGAAAGGCGCAGTAATCCTGTCATTTGTGTGGTTCGTTCAAAGATGGAAAACAAATGTTGTTGCTCGCCTTCTTGCTTCACAGAATAATGAGAAAATTGATCGAGACATGTTGCTCACATTGGACAAAGTTTCAACTGTTGGACTTCTTGGTGTTGGAGTTGTAGCTGTAGCTGAAGCTTGTGGGGTGGCCGTTCAGTCTATTCTGACAGTTGGGGGTATTGGAG GGGTGGCGACTGCTTTTGCGGCAAAGGACATCCTTGGTAATGTTCTCACTGGCCTGTCTATGCAGTTCTCAAAGCCATTCTCACTTGGGGACACCATCAAG GCTGGTTCAGTTGAAGGTCAAGTGGTGGATATGGGTTTGACTACAACTTCATTACTGAACATCGATAAATGTCCTGTAATAGTTCCAAATTCTACTTTTTCCAGCCAG GTAATTGTGAACAAGTCTCGAGGTGAATGGCGGGGTTTTATCAGGAGGATTCCATTACAGTTTGACAATTTGGAGAAGATTCCTCAGGCTGCTAATGACATTAAATCCATGTTAAACTCGTACCCAAAAGTTTTTCTTGAACAAGATGCTCCTTACTGCTACCTATCCCAGATACAGAGTTCATGTGCTGAACTTACTGTTGGATGCAATCTCAAACGCCTG AGTCGAGCAGAGCGGTATACCACAGAGCAAGATATCCTTCTACAGTCCATCCAGATAATTAAGCAGCACGGTCTTTCACTCGGCAGCGTACCGGACGCCATCACTCAATGA
- the LOC141596577 gene encoding uncharacterized protein LOC141596577: MLNDGTIEHSNFKAIDMATKSCLLFISLTVIIANAVSADRLHVVDRNRASEGIGVPQPDVNVVSADRLHVMDRNRASEGLGVHQTDANAVSADRPHKVDRNPASEGLGVSKKDTNVNMMSKMGSAGKMNNNGNGMNAVVSPVVPVPMPGADGQFQFQIGPIGFGWNWNFGGGVPGPLITYSQPIVVSPYSTPSGLPFPYIGVMPSPGAYQPLPGYSGFYPGGYHRHPFGRYGPNPSGQHAQGANQMQHPTSGHD, encoded by the coding sequence ATGCTGAATGACGGTACGATAGAGCATTCAAACTTCAAAGCAATAGACATGGCTACTAAATCATGCTTACTATTCATCTCTCTTACTGTAATAATTGCAAATGCTGTTTCAGCTGATAGGCTTCATGTGGTGGACAGAAACCGCGCCTCTGAAGGTATTGGTGTGCCCCAGCCGGACGTAAATGTTGTTTCAGCTGATAGGCTTCATGTGATGGACAGAAACCGCGCCTCTGAAGGTCTTGGTGTGCACCAGACGGACGCAAATGCTGTTTCAGCTGATAGGCCTCATAAGGTGGACAGAAACCCCGCCTCTGAAGGTCTTGGTGTGTCCAAGAAGGACACAAATGTGAATATGATGAGTAAGATGGGAAGTGCCGGGAAAATGAACAACAATGGGAACGGAATGAACGCTGTTGTCAGTCCGGTAGTCCCGGTTCCAATGCCGGGTGCAGATGGTCAGTTTCAGTTTCAAATCGGGCCTATTGGATTTGGATGGAACTGGAATTTTGGTGGAGGAGTCCCCGGGCCACTCATTACATACAGTCAACCTATAGTTGTCTCTCCATACTCGACACCATCAGGGCTGCCTTTTCCATACATAGGTGTCATGCCTTCACCAGGGGCATATCAGCCATTGCCGGGGTATTCTGGGTTTTACCCAGGAGGATATCACCGGCATCCTTTCGGAAGGTATGGTCCAAACCCTTCTGGACAGCATGCTCAGGGTGCTAATCAGATGCAGCACCCTACTTCTGGGCACGACTAA
- the LOC141596578 gene encoding protein REVEILLE 5-like, whose protein sequence is MTSTHGGERVVVTAEDQVKKVRKPYTITKCRETWSDEEHDKFLEAIHLFDRDWKKIEAFVGTKTVIQIRSHAQKYFLKVQKTGSNEHVPPPRPKRKAAHPYPQKASKTAPVSNQATWQYQSPPVTVFEPIHVPCQEPSSLLTCQSSSSTTSSWSFGSMPVFDSSNMGRDDVTLAKHSMINCCSSSNESADAWPWARPKVQRDKAKRMKAMPDFAQVYSFIGSVFDPDTSDHLQTLKRMDPINVETVLLLIKNLSENLMSPEFEEHRKLLSSYDVDSGKARSCSRVLLPPDNSKTAIPAIY, encoded by the exons ATGACGTCGACTCACGGCGGAGAGAGGGTGGTAGTTACGGCGGAGGATCAGGTTAAGAAAGTAAGGAAGCCGTACACGATTACCAAGTGTAGAGAGACTTGGAGTGATGAAGAACATGACAAGTTTCTTGAAGCTATTCATTT ATTTGATAGGGATTGGAAGAAGATTGAAGCATTTGTGGGTACCAAAACTGTAATCCAG ATTCGTAGTCACGCACAGAAGTACTTCCTTAAAGTTCAAAAGACTGGATCCAATGAGCATGTTCCCCCTCCTCGCCCAAAGAGGAAAGCTGCCCATCCTTACCCACAAAAGGCATCCAAAACTG CTCCTGTATCTAATCAAGCTACTTGGCAGTATCAGAGCCCACCTGTTACTGTCTTTGAACCAATACATGTTCCCTGTCAGGAGCCATCATCATTGCTTACTTGCCAAAGTAGCAGTTCGACGACATCATCATGGAGCTTTGGGTCCATGCCTGTTTTTGATTCATCGAACATGGGAAGAG ATGATGTAACATTGGCAAAGCACTCAATGATAAATTGTTGCAGTAGTAGCAACGAAAGCGCAGATGCTTGGCCATGGGCACGACCTAAGGTCCAAAGAGATAAGGCTAAGCGAATGAAAG CTATGCCGGATTTCGCTCAGGTTTATAGTTTTATTGGAAGTGTGTTTGACCCCGACACAAGTGATCATTTGCAGACGCTAAAGAGAATGGATCCGATAAATGTTGAAACG GTACTACTGCTGATCAAAAATCTATCTGAAAATTTGATGAGCCCCGAGTTTGAAGAACAT AGAAAGTTACTTTCATCATATGATGTAGACTCGGGGAAGGCCAGATCATGTAGCCGTGTTCTGCTACCTCCTGATAACTCAAAGACTGCAATTCCTGCTATATATTAG
- the LOC141594863 gene encoding uncharacterized protein LOC141594863 → MIVQAIRCEFKATNNEAEYEALILGMQMASGLKVRNLRVYSDSLLVVNHVNNEYVARDSKMIAYLKIATEQKSKFRTFKITQVPRDQNVEADALATLGATFQPTELSNIPITHVLTPAIQKEPDQDPVEKDVRIQCAQGARTLVSTVGQQDADWRVPYLNWLRDGTLPEDRKEAQSFRIKASRYIMIDNILLKVIGGTMPRCLSKEEARKDLL, encoded by the coding sequence ATGATAGTACAAGCTATTaggtgtgaattcaaggcaaccaacaacgaGGCCGAGTATGAAGCCCTTATACTTGGGATGCAGATGGCGTCAGGGCTCAAGGTAAGGAACCTGAGGGTGTATAGTGACTCCTTACTTGTGGTAAATCATGTGAACAACGAATATGTGGCAcgagattcgaagatgatagcCTACTTGAAGATAGCCACAGAGCAAAAATCAAAGTTTAGGACATTCAAGATAACTCAGGTGCCACGGGATCAGAACGTGGAGGCAGACGCCCTAGCAACGTTGGGGGCAACCTTCCAGCCCACAGAACTGTCAAACATACCGATTACCCATGTGTTGACCCCAGCCATCCAAAAGGAGCCAGATCAGGATCCAGTAGAAAAGGATGTACGCATACAGTGTGCACAGGGAGCCAGAACGCTGGTTTCCACAGTGGGACAGCAGGATGCAGATTGGAGGGTTCCATACCTAAATTGGCTAAGGGATGGGACACTCCCTGAAGACAGAAAGGAAGCACAAAGTTTCAGAATAAAAGCTTCCAGATATATCATGATTGATAATATTCTCTTGAAAGTCATTGGCGGGACCATGCCTCGGTGCTTAAGCAAAGAGGAAGCGAGAAAAGATCTTTTGTAA